A portion of the Hoylesella buccalis ATCC 35310 genome contains these proteins:
- the traJ gene encoding conjugative transposon protein TraJ: MGAEFDNLHQVLRSLYTEMMPMCGDMIAVAKGIAGLGALFYVALRIWQTLARAEPIDVYPLLRPFALGLCILFFPMVLDTINGVLSPVVQGTHKMMETQTFKMDEYRKMRDKIEYESMVRDPETAYLVSNEEFDKKIDELGLSPSDMATMAGMYVERSMYNFKKWFRNMVREFLELLFAASALLIDTLRTFFLIVLSILGPIAFAISVWDGFQSTLTQWITRYVSIYFWLPVADLFSSMLAKIQELMLKHDITQLQNDPTYSIDASNGVYLVFMIIGIIGYFTVPTVAGWIIQAGGAGNYGKNVGLAASKGAGIAGAVGGAVGGFAGGHARNAMNYAGSKGKEIAGKLFHRGGNKSSEPSEQN, encoded by the coding sequence ATGGGAGCGGAATTTGACAATCTGCATCAGGTGCTCCGTTCGCTTTATACGGAGATGATGCCCATGTGCGGCGACATGATTGCCGTTGCAAAGGGAATTGCGGGCTTGGGTGCTCTCTTCTATGTGGCACTCAGGATATGGCAGACGCTTGCCCGTGCCGAGCCTATCGACGTCTATCCACTGCTCCGTCCGTTCGCTCTCGGTCTCTGCATTCTCTTTTTCCCGATGGTCTTGGACACCATCAACGGTGTGCTCAGTCCCGTCGTGCAGGGAACGCACAAGATGATGGAGACGCAAACCTTCAAGATGGACGAGTACCGCAAGATGCGGGACAAGATAGAGTATGAGTCAATGGTGCGTGACCCGGAGACCGCCTACTTGGTGAGCAACGAGGAGTTCGATAAAAAAATAGATGAACTCGGTCTTTCGCCTTCGGATATGGCAACGATGGCAGGGATGTATGTGGAACGCAGTATGTACAACTTCAAAAAATGGTTCCGTAATATGGTGCGGGAGTTTTTGGAACTGCTCTTCGCCGCTTCCGCCCTGCTCATCGACACGCTCAGGACTTTCTTCCTGATTGTCCTCTCCATCTTGGGACCGATAGCCTTCGCCATCTCCGTATGGGACGGTTTTCAGAGTACCCTCACGCAATGGATTACGAGGTATGTCTCCATCTATTTCTGGCTGCCCGTGGCGGACTTGTTCAGTTCGATGCTGGCAAAAATCCAGGAACTGATGCTCAAGCACGACATCACACAGTTACAGAACGACCCGACCTATTCCATAGATGCCTCGAACGGTGTGTATTTGGTCTTTATGATCATCGGTATCATCGGCTACTTTACCGTTCCCACCGTTGCCGGTTGGATTATCCAAGCGGGAGGTGCAGGGAACTATGGCAAGAACGTGGGACTTGCTGCTTCAAAGGGTGCAGGTATCGCAGGTGCCGTGGGTGGAGCCGTCGGCGGTTTCGCCGGAGGACACGCACGAAATGCGATGAACTATGCGGGTAGCAAGGGCAAGGAGATTGCCGGGAAGTTATTTCATCGGGGAGGAAACAAATCCTCCGAACCATCGGAACAAAATTAA
- a CDS encoding DUF4141 domain-containing protein, with protein MRKKILMLMACGCLMAGSAHAQWVVTDPTNLAQSIINTTKEIVQTSKTVKNTLDNFKEVEKLYNESKKYYDALKKVNDLVRDAQRVKETILMVGEISDIYVNNYKKMLSDPNFRPEELIAIANGYTKLLGESNNLLKELKQVVNITTLKMTDKERMDVVDHCYKEVRDYRNLVRYYTNKNISVSYLRAKAKKDADRVLDLYGTDNERYW; from the coding sequence ATGAGAAAGAAAATTTTAATGCTTATGGCGTGCGGTTGTCTCATGGCAGGTAGCGCACACGCCCAGTGGGTGGTCACAGACCCCACCAACCTTGCACAGAGCATCATCAACACCACCAAGGAAATCGTGCAGACCTCCAAGACGGTCAAGAACACGCTCGACAACTTCAAGGAGGTGGAGAAGCTCTACAATGAGAGCAAGAAGTACTACGATGCCCTGAAAAAGGTGAACGACCTCGTTCGTGATGCCCAAAGGGTAAAGGAGACCATTCTGATGGTCGGGGAAATCTCCGACATCTATGTGAACAACTACAAGAAGATGCTCTCCGACCCGAACTTCCGACCGGAGGAACTGATAGCCATTGCCAACGGCTATACCAAACTGCTCGGAGAGAGCAACAACCTGCTCAAGGAACTGAAACAGGTGGTGAACATCACCACACTGAAGATGACCGACAAGGAGCGTATGGACGTGGTGGACCACTGCTACAAGGAGGTGAGGGACTACCGCAACCTCGTGCGCTACTACACCAACAAGAACATCTCCGTGAGTTACCTCAGAGCCAAGGCGAAGAAGGATGCGGACAGGGTACTTGACCTGTACGGGACGGACAACGAAAGATACTGGTAG
- a CDS encoding TraG family conjugative transposon ATPase, which produces MRNVLKATTLENRFPLLAVEEGCIISKDADITVAFRVDLPELYTVTSAEYASIHSSWVKAIKVLPTYSVVHKQDWFVKEGYRPDLQKEEMSFLSRSFERHFNERPFLNHACYLFLTKTTKNRNRQQSNFSTLCRGHIIPKEVRDKDTARKFLEATEQFERIMNESGFIRLSRLTDEEIIGTAETPGLIEKYFSLSLSDTTVLEDIDLKADQMRIGDKRLCLHTLSDTEDLPGLVGTDMRYERLSTDRSDCRLSFAAPVGLLLPCSHIYNQYVLIDDSAENLQRFEKNARNMYSLSRYSRSNQINKQWIDEYLNEAHSFGLTSVRCHCNVLAWSEDGEELRCIRNDVGSQLALMECKPRHNTVDVPTLFWAGIPGNEADFPAEESFYTFIEQAVCFFNEETNYQDSLSPFGIKMADRSGKPIHLDISDLPMKKGIITNRNKFILGPSGSGKSFFTNHLLRQYWEQNTHIVLVDTGNSYQGLCEMIRHKTQGEDGVYFTYTDESPISFNPFYTPDKVFDVEKRESIKTLLLTLWKKDNEPATRSEEVALSNAVSLFIERIKTDDGIVPSFNSFYEFLTTDYATLLHDKKVREKDFDLANFLNVLEPYYKGGEYDYLLNSDKQLDLLNARFIVFEIDAIKDHPILFPITTIIIMELFINKMRRLKGIRKVILIEEAWKAIASANMAGYIKYLYKTVRKFFGEAVVVTQEVDDIIQSPIVKESIINNSDCKILLDQRKYMNKFDQIQELLGLTDKERGQILSINQSNDATRLYKEVWIGLGGVQSAVYATEVSKAEYLTYTTEETEKMRVLARAEQLGGNMELAVRQLAEEN; this is translated from the coding sequence ATGAGAAACGTACTGAAAGCCACCACGCTGGAAAACCGCTTCCCGCTGCTTGCCGTCGAAGAGGGCTGCATCATCTCGAAGGACGCCGACATCACGGTCGCTTTCCGTGTGGACTTGCCCGAACTCTATACGGTGACGAGTGCGGAGTATGCCTCTATCCATTCTTCTTGGGTAAAGGCAATCAAGGTGTTGCCGACCTACAGCGTCGTACACAAGCAGGATTGGTTTGTCAAGGAGGGCTACCGTCCGGACTTGCAAAAGGAGGAGATGAGTTTCCTCTCCCGCAGTTTCGAGCGACACTTCAATGAGCGACCGTTCTTGAATCACGCCTGCTATCTGTTCCTGACCAAGACGACCAAGAACCGCAACCGGCAGCAAAGCAACTTCTCCACCCTCTGCCGAGGACATATCATCCCCAAGGAGGTACGGGACAAGGATACTGCCCGCAAGTTCCTCGAAGCGACCGAGCAATTCGAGCGGATTATGAACGAAAGCGGTTTTATTCGCCTCTCTCGCCTAACGGACGAGGAGATTATCGGGACGGCGGAGACACCGGGACTGATTGAGAAGTATTTCTCGCTGTCCCTCTCCGACACGACGGTTTTGGAGGACATCGACCTCAAAGCCGACCAAATGCGTATCGGTGATAAGCGACTCTGCCTGCATACCCTTTCCGATACGGAAGACCTGCCCGGGCTGGTAGGCACGGATATGCGCTATGAGCGTTTATCCACTGACCGCAGCGACTGCCGCCTTTCCTTTGCCGCACCCGTGGGACTGTTGCTGCCGTGCAGCCATATCTACAACCAGTATGTGCTCATTGACGACAGTGCGGAGAACCTGCAACGCTTTGAGAAGAATGCACGGAACATGTACTCGCTCTCCCGCTACAGCCGAAGCAACCAGATCAATAAGCAGTGGATAGACGAGTATCTGAATGAGGCGCACAGCTTTGGGCTTACCTCCGTCCGCTGCCACTGCAACGTGCTGGCATGGAGCGAGGACGGCGAGGAACTCCGATGTATCCGCAACGACGTGGGCAGCCAGCTTGCCTTGATGGAGTGCAAGCCACGGCACAACACCGTGGACGTGCCTACGCTCTTTTGGGCAGGCATCCCGGGCAATGAAGCCGACTTCCCCGCCGAAGAGAGTTTCTACACCTTCATCGAACAGGCGGTCTGCTTCTTCAACGAGGAGACCAACTACCAAGATTCGCTCTCACCGTTCGGCATCAAGATGGCAGACCGCAGCGGCAAGCCGATTCACCTTGACATCTCCGACCTGCCGATGAAGAAAGGCATCATCACGAACCGTAACAAGTTCATCTTGGGACCCTCGGGCAGCGGTAAGTCGTTTTTCACCAACCATCTCTTGAGGCAGTACTGGGAACAGAATACCCATATCGTCTTAGTGGACACGGGAAACAGCTATCAGGGGCTGTGCGAGATGATACGCCACAAGACGCAGGGTGAGGACGGGGTCTATTTCACCTACACGGACGAAAGCCCCATCAGCTTCAACCCGTTCTATACACCGGACAAGGTGTTCGACGTGGAGAAGCGCGAGAGCATCAAGACATTGCTGCTGACCCTTTGGAAGAAGGATAACGAACCTGCCACACGCTCGGAGGAGGTCGCCCTCTCCAATGCCGTGTCGCTCTTTATCGAACGTATCAAGACGGACGACGGCATCGTACCCTCATTCAACAGCTTTTATGAGTTTCTCACTACCGATTATGCGACTTTGCTCCATGATAAGAAGGTCAGGGAAAAGGATTTTGACTTGGCTAATTTTCTCAACGTGCTGGAGCCGTACTATAAGGGTGGAGAATACGACTATCTATTGAACTCGGACAAGCAGCTCGATCTCTTGAACGCCCGCTTTATCGTCTTCGAAATCGACGCGATAAAGGATCATCCCATCCTTTTCCCCATCACGACCATCATCATTATGGAACTCTTCATCAACAAGATGCGACGGCTGAAGGGAATACGGAAAGTCATCCTTATCGAGGAGGCTTGGAAGGCGATTGCGTCCGCAAATATGGCGGGATATATAAAATACCTCTACAAAACGGTAAGAAAATTCTTCGGCGAGGCGGTCGTGGTTACACAGGAGGTGGACGACATCATCCAGTCGCCCATTGTCAAGGAAAGTATCATCAACAATTCCGACTGCAAGATACTGCTTGACCAGCGCAAGTACATGAACAAGTTCGATCAGATACAGGAACTCTTGGGACTGACGGACAAGGAACGGGGGCAGATACTCTCCATCAACCAGAGCAACGATGCCACAAGGTTATACAAGGAGGTGTGGATTGGGCTGGGTGGCGTACAGTCCGCCGTCTATGCCACGGAAGTGTCGAAAGCCGAATACCTCACCTACACGACGGAAGAGACGGAGAAGATGCGTGTGCTTGCCAGAGCCGAGCAACTTGGCGGCAACATGGAGCTTGCCGTCAGGCAACTTGCCGAAGAGAATTAG
- a CDS encoding DUF4133 domain-containing protein, giving the protein METYPINKGIGRSVEFQGLKSQYLFIFAGGLLALFVLFVILYMAGVNQWICIGFGGTAAAILVWQTFSLNRKYGEHGLMKRSALHSHPRYLINRRRIPRLLRYKELPRRKRRERKRTNKGKEDKE; this is encoded by the coding sequence ATGGAGACCTATCCCATCAACAAGGGGATCGGTCGTTCGGTAGAGTTTCAGGGACTCAAAAGCCAATACCTGTTCATCTTCGCAGGAGGGCTGCTCGCCCTCTTCGTGCTGTTTGTCATCCTCTACATGGCGGGTGTCAATCAATGGATTTGTATCGGATTCGGAGGTACTGCCGCAGCCATCTTGGTGTGGCAGACCTTCTCCCTGAACAGGAAGTATGGGGAACACGGCCTGATGAAGCGTTCCGCGCTGCACAGCCATCCCCGTTACCTCATCAACCGACGACGCATTCCCCGTCTGCTACGGTACAAGGAGCTGCCAAGACGAAAGAGAAGAGAACGTAAAAGAACAAACAAAGGAAAGGAGGACAAAGAATGA
- a CDS encoding DUF4134 domain-containing protein, whose protein sequence is MTKRHFLIAAVLLLSAYSAFAQGNGLSGINQATNMVTSYFDPATKLIYAIGAVVGLIGGVKVYSKFSSGDPDTSKTAASWFGACIFLIVAATILRSFFL, encoded by the coding sequence ATGACCAAAAGACATTTTCTTATCGCAGCCGTTCTGCTGCTTTCCGCCTATTCCGCCTTTGCCCAAGGCAACGGCTTGTCGGGCATCAACCAAGCCACCAACATGGTAACGTCCTATTTTGACCCTGCCACGAAACTCATCTACGCCATCGGTGCGGTCGTGGGACTTATCGGCGGGGTAAAGGTCTATTCAAAGTTCTCGTCAGGCGACCCGGACACTTCGAAAACCGCTGCAAGCTGGTTTGGAGCCTGTATCTTCCTTATTGTCGCAGCCACCATTTTAAGAAGTTTCTTCCTCTAA
- a CDS encoding ParA family protein gives MSNPIHIAIASPLGGVGKTTLTVLAASTLHYHLGYSVAVIDCNYPLYTTAYLRGKETEGQNKQGFSDKCLKNMMRQPLWLQPYPIVCVPIAKTWKEAERLNTGIRPKCIFFDLPPLMRTEGTVELLTRMDAVIFPVTGNPMDADAVRRFIEIVGEQVLTMGKGSIKELCLLRNMVGSWEKEEVQERCRTLADETGAVLMQTSLPYSKHFRPCFADGKAGICTLRSPRGGTSGRLADSLGKELLEIISRLCSE, from the coding sequence ATGAGCAATCCGATTCACATCGCCATTGCATCCCCTTTGGGAGGTGTCGGCAAAACCACGCTTACCGTACTTGCGGCAAGTACCCTTCATTATCATTTAGGATACAGCGTTGCGGTAATAGACTGCAATTATCCGCTCTATACGACGGCTTACCTAAGGGGAAAAGAAACTGAGGGACAAAATAAGCAAGGATTTTCCGATAAGTGCCTCAAAAATATGATGCGGCAACCATTATGGCTTCAACCCTATCCAATTGTTTGTGTCCCCATAGCAAAAACATGGAAGGAAGCAGAGCGACTCAATACGGGAATTCGCCCCAAGTGTATCTTTTTCGACCTGCCGCCATTGATGCGAACCGAAGGTACGGTGGAGTTATTGACCCGTATGGATGCGGTCATCTTTCCCGTTACGGGTAATCCGATGGATGCCGATGCCGTCCGCCGCTTCATTGAGATTGTAGGCGAACAGGTATTAACCATGGGCAAGGGAAGCATCAAGGAACTCTGCCTGCTTCGTAACATGGTCGGCTCTTGGGAAAAAGAAGAAGTCCAAGAACGCTGTCGAACGCTTGCCGATGAGACGGGAGCTGTACTTATGCAGACCTCCTTGCCATATTCCAAACATTTCCGTCCATGCTTCGCTGACGGCAAGGCGGGTATCTGCACGCTCCGTTCTCCAAGAGGCGGAACATCAGGTCGGCTTGCCGATAGTTTGGGAAAAGAACTACTCGAAATCATCTCCCGCCTATGTTCCGAGTAG
- a CDS encoding DUF3408 domain-containing protein has protein sequence MAEKNKGKVDPVAIRELISQGIPMKKKESEMAASATVEEKKNDMTEVPQETAEEFHSPIRTRRRNVAKGDYVSLFMHRNDLFDRKAIYISKELQDKLAEIVLFIRKREMTLGMYVENILLKHLEDYKEEINRLSEQNFKKLL, from the coding sequence ATGGCAGAGAAGAATAAAGGAAAGGTCGATCCCGTAGCCATTCGGGAATTGATTTCACAGGGTATCCCGATGAAAAAGAAAGAGAGTGAGATGGCTGCATCAGCCACAGTCGAGGAAAAGAAAAACGATATGACTGAAGTACCCCAAGAAACGGCGGAAGAATTCCATTCTCCCATTCGTACCCGTCGCAGGAATGTCGCCAAGGGAGACTATGTATCACTCTTCATGCACCGCAATGATTTGTTTGACCGAAAGGCTATCTACATCTCCAAAGAATTGCAGGATAAGCTGGCGGAGATTGTCCTCTTCATCAGGAAGCGGGAAATGACGCTGGGAATGTATGTCGAAAATATCCTCCTCAAACATTTAGAGGACTACAAGGAAGAAATCAACCGGTTAAGCGAACAGAATTTCAAGAAATTATTGTGA
- a CDS encoding ParA family protein yields the protein MKKKPVFIAFSTQKGGVGKTTFTVLAASYLHYVCGYNLIVVDCDYPQFSINAMRQRDAQGLERNPSLQELAVAQFSGGSKSTYTILCSTADTAVETVREYLETNEADTDFVFFDLPGTINNDGVVNTLSGMDYIFTPISADRISLESTLSFASVIKTGITDNPQTENKGIYLFWNMVDGREKTPLYALYETVIAELGLPLLPTAVPNTTRYKKEATDNGATLFRSTIFPPSRTLLRGSKLKELVEDILNIIRTEDYGREE from the coding sequence ATGAAAAAGAAACCTGTTTTTATCGCCTTCTCCACTCAGAAGGGTGGTGTCGGCAAAACGACCTTCACGGTCTTGGCAGCAAGTTACCTGCACTATGTTTGCGGGTATAATCTGATTGTCGTGGATTGCGATTATCCGCAATTCAGCATCAATGCCATGCGTCAGCGTGATGCACAAGGCTTGGAACGCAACCCATCGCTGCAGGAATTGGCTGTCGCCCAGTTCTCCGGTGGGTCTAAGTCCACATACACCATTCTATGTTCAACGGCAGATACAGCCGTGGAAACAGTCAGGGAATATCTGGAAACGAATGAAGCGGATACGGATTTCGTCTTCTTTGACCTGCCCGGCACCATCAACAACGATGGTGTGGTGAACACGCTCTCCGGAATGGATTACATCTTTACGCCGATCTCCGCAGACCGTATCTCGTTGGAGAGTACCCTGAGTTTTGCCTCCGTCATCAAGACAGGCATCACCGACAATCCACAGACGGAGAATAAAGGGATATACCTTTTCTGGAACATGGTGGACGGCAGGGAGAAGACACCGCTCTATGCGCTGTACGAAACAGTGATTGCCGAATTGGGACTTCCTCTTTTGCCGACTGCTGTCCCCAATACGACACGCTATAAGAAAGAGGCGACAGATAATGGGGCGACACTGTTTCGTTCCACCATCTTTCCTCCTTCCCGCACCCTTTTGCGAGGCAGCAAATTGAAAGAACTTGTAGAAGATATTCTTAACATCATTAGAACAGAAGATTATGGCAGAGAAGAATAA
- the mobA gene encoding conjugal transfer protein MobA produces MRQKEMRSISSKEKTEKRVSVNFTPTEFAQFLSMKEVAGVQSLSAFIKARVFNETFRVIKVDRSLLDYYQKLTTLYGQFRSVGVNYNQTVVALKSNFTEKKAFAMLAKLEKMTLELAVIGGEIVQLTREFQEKWSQK; encoded by the coding sequence ATGAGACAAAAGGAAATGAGGAGTATAAGCTCCAAAGAGAAGACGGAGAAGCGTGTTTCCGTTAATTTCACGCCTACCGAATTTGCACAATTCCTATCTATGAAGGAAGTGGCAGGTGTTCAGAGTTTATCGGCATTCATCAAGGCAAGAGTTTTCAACGAGACCTTTCGGGTGATAAAAGTGGATCGCTCGTTGCTCGATTATTATCAGAAACTGACGACTTTGTACGGACAATTTCGCAGTGTCGGAGTGAATTATAATCAAACTGTAGTCGCTTTGAAAAGCAATTTTACGGAGAAGAAAGCCTTTGCGATGCTCGCCAAGTTGGAGAAAATGACACTCGAATTGGCGGTCATCGGAGGGGAAATTGTGCAATTAACCCGAGAATTTCAAGAGAAATGGTCGCAAAAATAA
- the mobB gene encoding conjugal transfer protein MobB, with product MVAKISYGSSLYGALAYNGEKVNEGVAKILETNKVFCPADGGHDITACMQDFMAYMPSQIRTKKPIIHISLNPHPDDKLSDEQFSVIALEYIEKMGYGNQPFVVYKHEDIDRHHLHIVTLAVDETGRKINDGNNFYASKRITREMEQKYGLHPADRKQFKEAFRLRKVRPEEGSLKKQLVSVIKPAAKFYHCPSFKEYRTLLSTYNICVEEVKGEVHGKPYNGLVYFVTDENGKKFGNPFKSSVFGKSVGYEALQNRFKTAKEKLKEKQLAPKTKWGVEQAMNRSATREDFRDNLHRKGIDVLFRENEEGRLYGITFIDHNNGCVVNGSRLGKELSANAVAEWFDRPHPELSDSIQQSEKSSLSQTSNSDEDSVLGGLLDLPLEAHGTDWEEEQFRRRMQRKKRKHRKL from the coding sequence ATGGTCGCAAAAATAAGTTACGGAAGCTCACTATATGGGGCATTGGCGTACAATGGAGAGAAGGTAAACGAAGGTGTAGCAAAGATCTTGGAGACGAATAAGGTGTTCTGTCCTGCCGATGGTGGGCATGATATTACTGCTTGCATGCAAGACTTTATGGCATATATGCCAAGCCAAATTCGCACGAAAAAGCCCATTATTCATATCTCCCTGAACCCGCATCCCGATGACAAGCTCTCCGATGAACAGTTCTCCGTCATTGCATTGGAGTATATTGAGAAGATGGGTTATGGCAATCAGCCTTTCGTGGTCTATAAGCATGAGGACATAGACCGGCATCATCTACACATCGTGACCTTGGCAGTGGATGAGACGGGACGGAAGATTAACGATGGGAATAACTTCTACGCCAGCAAGCGTATCACACGGGAGATGGAGCAAAAGTATGGATTACACCCTGCCGACAGGAAACAATTCAAGGAAGCGTTTCGCTTGCGGAAAGTCCGTCCCGAAGAGGGAAGCCTTAAAAAGCAACTGGTTTCGGTCATCAAACCGGCAGCCAAATTCTACCATTGTCCGAGTTTCAAAGAATACCGAACCTTGCTTTCCACCTATAATATATGTGTGGAGGAAGTTAAGGGAGAAGTACACGGAAAGCCTTACAACGGGCTGGTCTATTTTGTCACGGATGAAAATGGCAAAAAGTTTGGAAATCCATTCAAGTCCTCGGTCTTTGGGAAATCTGTCGGATATGAAGCCCTGCAAAACCGATTCAAGACTGCCAAAGAAAAGTTGAAAGAGAAACAGCTTGCACCTAAAACCAAGTGGGGCGTGGAACAGGCTATGAATCGTTCAGCCACAAGAGAGGATTTTAGGGATAATCTCCATCGCAAGGGTATTGATGTACTCTTCCGTGAAAACGAAGAAGGTAGGCTCTATGGCATCACCTTCATAGACCACAATAACGGATGTGTGGTCAATGGCTCACGATTGGGCAAGGAACTTTCGGCGAATGCCGTAGCAGAATGGTTCGACCGTCCGCACCCCGAACTGTCCGATTCTATACAGCAGAGTGAAAAAAGTAGTCTTTCCCAAACCTCGAACTCGGATGAAGACTCCGTATTGGGAGGTCTGCTTGACCTGCCGTTGGAGGCTCACGGTACGGATTGGGAGGAAGAGCAGTTCAGAAGAAGAATGCAGCGTAAGAAAAGAAAACATCGTAAACTCTAA
- the mobC gene encoding conjugal transfer protein MobC: MSQQEDDLRALAKIMDFLRAVSIILVVAHLYWYCYETIKLWGLNIGVVDRILMNFHRTAGLFGNMLYTKLFALVLMGLSCLGTKGVKEEHITWAKIGAFMGIGFVFFFLNWWILALPLPIEANAALYTFTITVGYVCLLMAGLYMSRLLKNNLMEDVFNQENESFMQETRLLENEYSVNLPTRFYYRKKWNKGWINVVNPFRAVSVLGTPGSGKSYAIINNFIKQQIEKGFALYCYDFKYPDLSTIVYNHLLHHSNGYKVKPKFYVINFDDPRRSHRCNPIHPDFMSDISDAYESAYTIMLNLNKTWVQKQGDFFVESPIVLFAAIIWYLRIFEGGKYCTFPHAIEFLCRKYEDIFPILTSYPELENYLSPFMDAWLGGAADQLQGQIASAKIPLSRMISPQLYWIMTGDDFTLDINNPQAPKILCVGNNPDRQNIYGAALGLYNSRIVKLINKKGMLKSSVLIDELPTIYFKGLDNLIATARSNKVAVCLGFQDFSQLKRDYGDKEAAVVMNTVGNIFSGQVVGETAKTLSERFGKVLQKRQSMSITRSDKTTSISTQMDSLIPQSKISTLTQGMFVGAVADNFSERIEQKIFHCEIVVDNARVARETAAYRPIPVLTDFTNEDGEDMMEQEIKANYDRVKTEVREIVERELLRIANDPELSKLLTTKKS, translated from the coding sequence ATGTCACAACAAGAAGATGATTTGAGGGCACTGGCGAAAATTATGGATTTTCTGCGTGCCGTAAGTATTATTTTGGTAGTTGCCCACCTCTATTGGTATTGTTACGAAACCATCAAACTATGGGGACTGAACATCGGTGTGGTGGACAGGATACTGATGAATTTCCATCGCACGGCGGGGCTGTTCGGCAACATGCTTTATACCAAACTCTTTGCGCTGGTACTGATGGGTCTTTCCTGTCTGGGCACGAAAGGCGTGAAAGAGGAGCACATCACTTGGGCGAAAATAGGAGCATTCATGGGCATCGGCTTTGTCTTTTTCTTCCTTAATTGGTGGATACTCGCCTTGCCACTACCCATAGAGGCGAATGCGGCTCTCTATACTTTTACGATAACCGTAGGGTATGTTTGTCTGCTGATGGCGGGACTCTATATGAGCCGGCTCTTGAAGAACAACCTGATGGAGGATGTCTTCAATCAGGAAAACGAATCCTTTATGCAGGAGACAAGGCTATTGGAAAACGAGTACTCGGTCAATCTGCCGACCCGTTTCTATTATCGTAAGAAGTGGAACAAGGGTTGGATAAACGTGGTCAATCCTTTCCGTGCGGTATCCGTCTTGGGAACACCGGGCAGCGGCAAGTCCTATGCCATCATCAACAATTTCATCAAGCAGCAGATTGAGAAAGGCTTTGCGTTATACTGTTATGATTTCAAGTATCCCGACCTCTCCACGATTGTGTATAATCATCTGCTGCATCATTCAAATGGCTATAAGGTCAAGCCGAAGTTTTATGTGATCAACTTCGATGACCCGAGACGGTCGCACCGCTGCAATCCGATACACCCCGATTTCATGAGCGACATATCGGATGCCTATGAATCGGCTTATACGATTATGCTCAACCTGAACAAAACGTGGGTGCAGAAGCAGGGGGATTTCTTCGTGGAGTCGCCCATCGTCCTCTTTGCCGCCATCATCTGGTATCTCCGCATCTTTGAAGGTGGCAAGTACTGCACCTTTCCGCACGCCATTGAGTTTCTCTGCCGCAAGTACGAGGATATTTTCCCGATACTCACCTCTTATCCTGAATTGGAGAACTATCTTTCTCCTTTCATGGACGCTTGGCTCGGAGGGGCGGCAGACCAGTTGCAAGGACAGATAGCCTCTGCCAAGATACCGCTGTCAAGGATGATCAGTCCGCAACTCTATTGGATTATGACGGGAGATGATTTTACATTGGACATCAACAATCCCCAAGCTCCCAAAATCCTATGTGTGGGAAACAATCCCGACAGGCAGAACATCTATGGGGCGGCATTGGGATTGTACAATTCGCGCATTGTCAAACTCATCAATAAGAAAGGAATGCTGAAAAGTTCGGTGCTGATAGACGAGTTGCCTACCATCTATTTCAAGGGATTGGACAACCTGATTGCCACCGCACGAAGCAACAAAGTGGCGGTTTGTTTAGGTTTTCAGGACTTCTCCCAGTTGAAGCGGGATTATGGAGACAAGGAAGCTGCCGTGGTAATGAACACGGTCGGGAACATTTTTTCGGGACAGGTGGTCGGTGAGACGGCAAAGACGCTCTCGGAGAGGTTTGGCAAGGTGCTTCAGAAACGGCAGAGTATGAGCATCACCCGTAGCGACAAGACCACTTCCATCTCCACACAGATGGACAGCCTGATACCTCAGAGCAAAATTTCCACACTCACGCAAGGTATGTTTGTAGGAGCGGTTGCCGATAATTTCTCCGAACGCATCGAACAGAAGATTTTCCACTGTGAGATTGTGGTGGACAATGCGAGGGTGGCAAGGGAAACGGCAGCCTATCGTCCGATACCTGTTCTTACTGACTTTACAAATGAAGATGGAGAGGATATGATGGAACAGGAGATAAAGGCGAACTATGACCGTGTCAAGACGGAGGTGCGGGAAATCGTGGAGCGAGAGTTGCTACGGATAGCTAATGATCCCGAACTATCCAAGCTCTTAACTACCAAGAAATCATAA